In a single window of the Megalobrama amblycephala isolate DHTTF-2021 linkage group LG3, ASM1881202v1, whole genome shotgun sequence genome:
- the psmd9 gene encoding 26S proteasome non-ATPase regulatory subunit 9 isoform X1: MKMTEVNNAVEPSVTEEDVRLLIKRKEEIEEQIKAYYDMLQAQGGVGMDGPLVDVEGFPRADVDLYKVRTARHSISCLQNDHKAIMVEIEEALHRLHATARVRHEKDETKMEATEQSVSPPSPFALVDAVTQGSPAFQAGLRVGDEIMEFGSVNTQNFRNLRDIASVVQHSEGKSLRVGLFRNGQEVHLNLTPRNWSGRGLLGCNLVPLQR, translated from the exons atgaaaatgacagaGGTAAACAACGCTGTTGAGCCAAGTGTAACTGAAGAGGATGTTCGACTACTAATAAAAAGAAAGGAAGAAATAGAAGAGCAAATCAAAGCATACTACGACATGCTCCAagct CAGGGAGGTGTAGGCATGGATGGTCCTCTGGTTGATGTCGAAGGCTTTCCTCGTGCCGATGTGGATTTGTACAAGGTCCGAACAGCAAGGCACAGTATCTCTT gttTACAGAATGATCACAAAGCTATCATGGTGGAGATAGAGGAGGCTCTTCATAGGCTCCATGCTACAGCACGGGTCAGACATGAGAAGGATGAGACAAAGATGGAAGCCACTGAACAGTCTGTGTCTCCGCCATCCCCATTTGCCCTGGTAGATGCTGTAACACAGGGTTCCCCTGCTTTTCAGGCT GGTTTGCGAGTTGGCGATGAGATTATGGAGTTTGGGTCCGTAAATACACAAAACTTCAGGAATCTGCGTGACATCGCTTCTGTTGTCCAACATAGTGAAGGG AAATCCCTACGTGTTGGATTATTTCGAAATGGACAAGAAGTGCATCTTAATTTGACTCCTCGGAACTGGTCTGGTAGAGGACTGCTAGG GTGCAACTTAGTGCCTCTTCAGAGATGA
- the psmd9 gene encoding 26S proteasome non-ATPase regulatory subunit 9 isoform X3 has product MKMTEVNNAVEPSVTEEDVRLLIKRKEEIEEQIKAYYDMLQAQGGVGMDGPLVDVEGFPRADVDLYKVRTARHSISCLQNDHKAIMVEIEEALHRLHATARVRHEKDETKMEATEQSVSPPSPFALVDAVTQGSPAFQAKSLRVGLFRNGQEVHLNLTPRNWSGRGLLGCNLVPLQR; this is encoded by the exons atgaaaatgacagaGGTAAACAACGCTGTTGAGCCAAGTGTAACTGAAGAGGATGTTCGACTACTAATAAAAAGAAAGGAAGAAATAGAAGAGCAAATCAAAGCATACTACGACATGCTCCAagct CAGGGAGGTGTAGGCATGGATGGTCCTCTGGTTGATGTCGAAGGCTTTCCTCGTGCCGATGTGGATTTGTACAAGGTCCGAACAGCAAGGCACAGTATCTCTT gttTACAGAATGATCACAAAGCTATCATGGTGGAGATAGAGGAGGCTCTTCATAGGCTCCATGCTACAGCACGGGTCAGACATGAGAAGGATGAGACAAAGATGGAAGCCACTGAACAGTCTGTGTCTCCGCCATCCCCATTTGCCCTGGTAGATGCTGTAACACAGGGTTCCCCTGCTTTTCAGGCT AAATCCCTACGTGTTGGATTATTTCGAAATGGACAAGAAGTGCATCTTAATTTGACTCCTCGGAACTGGTCTGGTAGAGGACTGCTAGG GTGCAACTTAGTGCCTCTTCAGAGATGA
- the psmd9 gene encoding 26S proteasome non-ATPase regulatory subunit 9 isoform X2, translated as MKMTEVNNAVEPSVTEEDVRLLIKRKEEIEEQIKAYYDMLQAGGVGMDGPLVDVEGFPRADVDLYKVRTARHSISCLQNDHKAIMVEIEEALHRLHATARVRHEKDETKMEATEQSVSPPSPFALVDAVTQGSPAFQAGLRVGDEIMEFGSVNTQNFRNLRDIASVVQHSEGKSLRVGLFRNGQEVHLNLTPRNWSGRGLLGCNLVPLQR; from the exons atgaaaatgacagaGGTAAACAACGCTGTTGAGCCAAGTGTAACTGAAGAGGATGTTCGACTACTAATAAAAAGAAAGGAAGAAATAGAAGAGCAAATCAAAGCATACTACGACATGCTCCAagct GGAGGTGTAGGCATGGATGGTCCTCTGGTTGATGTCGAAGGCTTTCCTCGTGCCGATGTGGATTTGTACAAGGTCCGAACAGCAAGGCACAGTATCTCTT gttTACAGAATGATCACAAAGCTATCATGGTGGAGATAGAGGAGGCTCTTCATAGGCTCCATGCTACAGCACGGGTCAGACATGAGAAGGATGAGACAAAGATGGAAGCCACTGAACAGTCTGTGTCTCCGCCATCCCCATTTGCCCTGGTAGATGCTGTAACACAGGGTTCCCCTGCTTTTCAGGCT GGTTTGCGAGTTGGCGATGAGATTATGGAGTTTGGGTCCGTAAATACACAAAACTTCAGGAATCTGCGTGACATCGCTTCTGTTGTCCAACATAGTGAAGGG AAATCCCTACGTGTTGGATTATTTCGAAATGGACAAGAAGTGCATCTTAATTTGACTCCTCGGAACTGGTCTGGTAGAGGACTGCTAGG GTGCAACTTAGTGCCTCTTCAGAGATGA
- the ywhae2 gene encoding tyrosine 3-monooxygenase/tryptophan 5-monooxygenase activation protein, epsilon polypeptide 2, whose amino-acid sequence MADREHLVYQAKLAEQAERYDEMVETMKNVAGKDIELTVEERNLLSVAYKNVIGARRASWRIISSIEQKEESKGGEDKLKMIREYRQTVENELKSICNDILDVLDKHLIPAANTGESKVFYYKMKGDYHRYLAEFATGNDRKEAAENSLVAYKAASDIAMIELPPTHPIRLGLALNFSVFYYEILNSPDRACRLAKAAFDDAIAELDTLSEDSYKDSTLIMQLLRDNLTLWTSDMQGDGEEQNKPAQQDAEEETQ is encoded by the exons ATGGCAGATCGAGAGCACTTGGTGTACCAGGCTAAACTAGCAGAGCAAGCAGAGAGATACGATG AAATGGTGGAGACGATGAAGAATGTTGCAGGGAAGGACATCGAGCTCACAGTAGAGGAGAGAAACCTGTTATCAGTTGCATATAAGAATGTGATTGGAGCACGGAGAGCCTCCTGGAGGATAATCAGCAGCATTGAGCAGAAAGAGGAGAGCAAGGGCGGAGAGGACAAACTCAAAATGATCCGAGAATACAGACAAACG GTTGAGAATGAGCTGAAATCTATTTGCAATGACATACTGGATGTACTGGACAAACACCTCATTCCTGCAGCCAACACAGGAGAATCCAAAGTATTCTACTACAAAAT GAAGGGTGACTACCACAGGTACCTTGCAGAGTTTGCCACGGGTAATGACAGGAAGGAAGCAGCAGAGAACAGTTTGGTTGCGTACAAAGCTGCCAGTGACATTGCCATGATTGAGCTCCCACCCACACATCCCATCCGGCTCGGCCTAGCTCTCAACTTCTCCGTCTTTTACTATGAGATCCTTAACTCCCCCGACCGTGCATGCag GTTGGCGAAGGCAGCGTTTGATGATGCTATAGCGGAACTGGACACGCTGAGTGAGGACAGTTACAAGGACTCTACACTCATCATGCAGCTGTTACGGGACAACCTGACACTGTGGACTTCAGACATGCAGGGTGACG GTGAAGAACAAAATAAACCAGCACAGCAAGATGCTGAGGAGGAAACCCAGTGA